Proteins from a genomic interval of Micromonospora sp. NBC_00389:
- a CDS encoding type 1 glutamine amidotransferase: protein MSTESLRIVWIYPDLLSTYGDRGNALILARRARQRGMPVEVMEVRSDQRLPATADIYLVGGGEDGPQALGAQRLIADGGLHRAVAQGSVVFGVCAGYQLLGMSFFAKGVQCRGLELLDLQSDRGPSRAVGELAGEIDPRLGLPALTGFENHGGRTHLGPEVSPLARVSTGVGNDGTTEGAWRGKLLGTYSHGPALARNPALADLLLRWATGAHQLPPLDDTWSDRLRSERRAAVAAARA from the coding sequence GTGTCAACTGAGAGCCTGCGCATCGTCTGGATCTACCCCGACCTCCTCTCCACCTACGGCGACCGGGGCAACGCGCTGATCCTCGCCCGGCGGGCCCGCCAGCGCGGTATGCCGGTCGAGGTCATGGAGGTCCGCTCCGACCAACGGCTGCCCGCGACCGCCGACATCTACCTGGTCGGCGGCGGTGAGGACGGTCCGCAGGCGCTGGGCGCCCAGCGGCTGATCGCCGACGGTGGCCTGCACCGGGCGGTCGCCCAGGGCTCGGTGGTGTTCGGCGTCTGCGCCGGCTACCAGCTGCTCGGCATGTCCTTCTTCGCCAAGGGTGTGCAGTGCCGCGGCCTGGAGCTGCTCGACCTGCAGTCCGACCGGGGCCCGAGCCGAGCCGTTGGCGAGCTGGCCGGCGAGATCGACCCCCGCCTGGGCCTGCCCGCGCTGACCGGCTTCGAGAACCACGGCGGCCGCACCCACCTCGGCCCGGAGGTCTCCCCGCTGGCACGGGTGAGCACCGGGGTGGGCAACGACGGCACCACCGAGGGTGCCTGGCGGGGCAAGCTGCTCGGCACCTATTCGCACGGCCCCGCGCTGGCCCGCAATCCGGCCCTGGCCGACCTTCTGCTGCGCTGGGCCACCGGGGCGCACCAGCTCCCGCCGCTGGACGACACCTGGTCGGACCGGCTTCGGAGCGAACGCCGCGCCGCGGTGGCCGCCGCCCGGGCATGA